One window of Quercus robur chromosome 5, dhQueRobu3.1, whole genome shotgun sequence genomic DNA carries:
- the LOC126724740 gene encoding ATPase 10, plasma membrane-type, with protein MAQDLDKPLLDPEDFHREGIDLENIPLDEVFEQLRTTRRGLSSEDAEARLQIFGPNKLEEKPENKFLKFLSFMWNPLSWVMEAAAIMAIVLANGGGQGPDWQDFVGIVCLLLINSTISFIEENNAGNAASALMARLAPKTKVLRDGQWQEQDAAVLVPGDVISIKLGDIIPADARLLEGDSLRIDQATLTGESLPVTKRTGDEVFSGSTCKHGEIEAVVIATGVHSFLGKAAYLVDSTEVIGHFQKVLTAIGNFCICSIAVGMILEIIVMFPIQKRSYRDGINNLLVLLIGGIPIAMPTVLSVTLAIGSHRLSQQGAITKRMTAIEEMAGMDVLCSDKTGTLTLNRLTVDRNLIEVFNNNMDRDTIVLLAARASRIENQDAIDEAIVNMLADPKEARANITEVHFLPFNPVDKRTAITYIDSDGNWHRASKGAPEQILNLCQEKQEIAGKVHSIIDKFAERGLRSLGVAYQAVPERTKESPGDPWTFCGLLPLFDPPRHDSAETIRRALNLGVCVKMITGDQLAIAKETGRRLGMGTNMYPSSSLLGRDKDEHEALPVDELIEKADGFAGVFPEHKYEIVKILQEKKHVVGMTGDGVNDAPALKKADIGIAVADATDAARGAADIVLTEPGLSVIVSAVLTSRAIFQRMKNYTIYAVSITIRIVLGFVLLALIWEYDFPPFMVLIIAILNDGTIMTISKDRVKPSPMPDSWKLNEIFATGIVIGTYLALVTVLFYWVIVDTTFFETLFNLSSLSSNSEEVSSAVYLQVSIISQALIFVTRSQGWSFLERPGTLLMCAFVVAQLVATIIAVYANISFASISGIGWGWAGVIWLYSLIFYIPLDIIKFTVRYALSGEAWNLLFDRKTAFTSKKDYGKEDRAAQWVVSQRSLQGYTSGDLETNGRRSSLIAEQARRRAEIARLGELHTLRGHIESVARLKNLDLNVIQSAHTV; from the exons ATGGCTCAAGATTTGGATAAACCATTGCTGGATCCTGAGGATTTCCATCGAGAGGGAATCGATTTG GAGAACATACCATTAGATGAAGTTTTTGAACAACTTAGAACAACACGAAGAGGACTTTCATCTGAAGATGCTGAAGCCAGACTGCAGATTTTTGGCCCAAACAAGCTCGAAGAGAAGCCA gagaacaaatttttgaaatttttgagttttatgtgGAATCCCTTGTCATGGGTTATGGAAGCTGCAGCGATAATGGCAATTGTCCTTGCTAATGGCGGA GGGCAGGGTCCTGACTGGCAAGACTTTGTAGGGATTGTCTGCCTACTTTTAATCAATTCAACAATCAGTTTTATAGAGGAAAATAACGCAGGGAATGCTGCATCAGCACTTATGGCTCGTTTAGCGCCTAAAACAAAG GTTCTCCGAGATGGGCAGTGGCAAGAGCAAGATGCAGCTGTCCTGGTACCAGGAGATGTAATTAGCATAAAGCTTGGGGATATCATTCCTGCTGATGCTCGTCTGCTTGAAGGAGACTCACTAAGAATTGACCAGGCAA CTCTTACTGGAGAATCTCTGCCTGTCACTAAGAGGACAGGTGATGAAGTATTTTCTGGTTCAACATGTAAGCATGGAGAGATTGAAGCTGTAGTGATAGCAACTGGAGTTCATTCTTTCTTGGGAAAAGCAGCATATTTAGTTGACAGCACGGAAGTTATCGGTCATTTCCAGAAG GTCCTTACCGCTATTGGGAACTTCTGCATTTGCTCCATAGCTGTGGGAATGATTCTTGAAATCATTGTCATGTTTCCTATTCAGAAACGTTCATACAGGGATGGAATCAACAACCTTCTTGTTCTTTTAATCGGAGGAATACCCATAGCTATGCCAACAGTATTATCTGTGACTCTTGCAATTGGTTCACATCGACTATCTCAACAG GGTGCCATTACAAAAAGgatgacagcaattgaagaaaTGGCAGGAATGGATGTTCTTTGCAGTGATAAAACTGGAACTCTTACCCTGAATCGTCTCACTGTTGATCGGAACCTAATCGAG GTTTTCAACAACAATATGGATAGAGATACAATTGTGTTGCTTGCAGCCAGAGCATCAAGAATAGAAAACCAGGATGCTATCGATGAAGCTATCGTTAACATGCTTGCTGATCCAAAGGAG GCTCGTGCAAACATCACAGAAGTGCATTTTCTTCCGTTCAATCCAGTGGACAAACGTACTGCAATTACATACATTGATTCTGATGGTAATTGGCATCGTGCCAGCAAAGGAGCTCCTGAACAG ATTCTAAATCTTTGCCAAGAGAAACAAGAAATTGCCGGAAAAGTGCATTCCATCATTGACAAATTTGCTGAAAGGGGCTTGAGATCTCTCGGTGTTGCGTATCAG GCAGTTCCAGAAAGAACTAAGGAGAGTCCTGGAGATCCTTGGACATTTTGTGGTTTGTTACCCTTGTTTGATCCTCCAAGACATGACAGTGCTGAGACCATCCGCAGGGCTCTTAACCTTGGAGTCTGTGTTAAGATGATTACAG GTGATCAATTAGCAATTGCAAAGGAGACAGGGCGAAGACTTGGTATGGGAACAAACATGTACCCATCTTCTTCATTGTTGGGCCGTGACAAAGATGAACATGAAGCTCTTCCCGTGGATGAGCTCATTGAAAAGGCAGATGGCTTTGCTGGTGTATTCCCTG AACATAAGTAcgaaattgtgaaaattttacaagaaaaaaaacatgtgGTTGGAATGACTGGAGATGGTGTGAATGATGCTCCTGCTTTAAAGAAAGCAGATATTGGAATAGCAGTGGCAGATGCTACAGATGCTGCAAGAGGCGCTGCTGATATAGTGTTAACAGAGCCTGGCTTAAGTGTGATTGTCAGTGCAGTGTTGACTAGCAGAGCTATATTCCAAAGAATGAAGAATTATACA ATATATGCTGTCTCCATAACCATAAGGATTGTG CTTGGTTTCGTGCTCCTAGCTTTGATATGGGAATATGACTTCCCACCTTTCATGGTTCTGATAATAGCAATACTGAATGATG GGACCATCATGACTATTTCAAAGGATCGAGTAAAGCCATCTCCAATGCCTGACAGTTGGAAGCTCAATGAAATATTTGCAACCGGCATTGTCATTGGCACATATCTTGCTTTGGTTACCGTCTTATTTTACTGGGTTATAGTGGACACCACTTTCTTTGAG ACTCTCTTCAACTTAAGCTCCTTATCCAGCAACAGTGAGGAAGTTTCATCAGCTGTATATTTGCAAGTTAGCATCATCAGCCAGGCTCTCATATTTGTTACACGTAGTCAGGGGTGGTCATTTCTAGAGAGGCCTGGAACTCTCTTGATGTGTGCTTTTGTGGTGGCTCAACTG GTTGCTACTATAATTGCTGTCTATGCAAATATTAGCTTTGCTTCCATTAGCGGCATTGGATGGGGATGGGCTGGTGTTATATGGTTATATAGTTTGATCTTCTATATACCACTGGATATTATCAAGTTCACAGTACGCTATGCATTGAGTGGAGAAGCTTGGAATCTCTTATTTGATAGAAAG ACAGCTTTTACCTCTAAGAAAGATTATGGGAAGGAAGATAGGGCGGCCCAATGGGTAGTTTCTCAGAGAAGTCTACAAGGATATACATCTGGAGATTTAGAGACCAATGGTAGGCGATCTTCTTTGATTGCTGAACAGGCCAGGCGGCGTGCTGAAATAGCCAG GCTAGGGGAGTTACACACTTTGAGGGGACATATAGAATCTGTAGCAAGGCTTAAAAATTTGGACTTGAATGTGATCCAATCAGCTCATACAGTCTGA
- the LOC126724741 gene encoding triacylglycerol lipase OBL1, producing MDTNDDACGCGGGSRSSSSSRLKYLIIRPEKGGIGDLYRYLVWADLASGLSFLEGSDQELVERVAADHRWVILVSLILRKFIAFFAKPLEWTGYAFDFFLNLLSLNHNLLGLLSNLLQGKVVVPERDTETFISTIGHLDGRIDLYKTQSLLLLQDTNNNSESSVFGERSIRIEMGNRALMDLCIMASKLAYENSKVIKNVVLHHWKMHFVDFYNCWNDFQRERSTQVFILCDKDKDANLILISFRGTEPFNANDWSTDFDYSWYEIPKLGKVHMGFLEALGLGNRADVVTFQNHLKKWTNSGGVHVSKSPSQGRESVSSNIDSGQEQDQGIKKIPPEMVEMTAYYAVKSKLKSLFKEHKNAKFVVTGHSLGGALAILFPMVLVLHEEKEIIQRLLGVYTFGQPRVGNKELGSFMEAHLNHPVPKYFRMVYCNDLVPRLPYDDKIFFYKHFGVCLYYDSLYIEKHMDEEPNRNYFGMRYLIPEYLNAVWELIRGLIMGYTHGPEYKEGWFSILLRVIGLALPGLSAHCPTNYVNSVRLGKERIIQLSSF from the exons ATGGATACTAACGATGATGCATGTGGATGTGGCGGTGGGTCAAGGtcgtcttcttcttcaagattgAAGTACCTGATAATACGGCCGGAGAAGGGTGGAATCGGGGACTTATATCGTTACCTGGTGTGGGCAGACCTGGCGAGCGGGCTGAGCTTCCTGGAGGGTTCGGACCAGGAACTGGTGGAAAGAGTGGCGGCGGATCACAGATGGGTCATACTGGTGTCACTCATACTCCGCAAATTCATTGCCTTTTTTGCCAAGCCCCTGGAGTGGACTGGCTATGCTTTTGACTTCTTTCTCaatctcctctctctcaatcACAACCTTCTTGGTCTACTCTCCAACCTCTTACAAG GAAAAGTGGTGGTGCCAGAGCGGGACACGGAGACCTTCATAAGTACAATTGGGCATTTAGATGGGCGGATTGACCTTTACAAGACCCAAAGCTTACTACTACTGCAAGatactaataataatagtgAATCATCTGTTTTTGGGGAGAGAAGCATAAGAATAGAAATGGGGAACCGGGCCCTTATGGACCTTTGCATCATGGCCTCCAAGTTGGCATATGAGAATTCCAAAGTCATTAAAAATGTTGTACTTCACCATTGGAAG ATGCATTTTGTGGACTTCTACAACTGCTGGAATG ATTTCCAAAGGGAGAGGTCGACCCAAGTGTTCATACTGTGTGACAAGGATAAAGATGCGAATTTGATACTGATCAGCTTCAGGGGCACAGAACCTTTTAATGCGAATGATTGGAGTACCGATTTTGACTACTCTTGGTATGAAATCCCAAAATTGGGAAAAGTTCACATGGGATTCTTAGAAGCCTTGGGTTTGGGCAACAGAGCTGATGTTGTCACCTTCCAAAATCACCTTAAAAAATGGACTAATTCAGGTGGTGTTCATGTTAGCAAAAGCCCTTCACAAGGCAGAGAATCAGTATCCTCAAACATTGATTCGGGCCAAGAACAAGATCAAG GTATTAAGAAGATTCCACCAGAAATGGTGGAGATGACTGCGTACTATGCGGTAAAAAGTAAGCTCAAGAGCTTATTCAAGGAGCACAAGAATGCAAAATTCGTAGTCACTGGACATAGCTTAGGTGGGGCACTTGCCATATTATTCCCAATGGTGCTGGTGCTACATGAGGAGAAGGAGATAATACAAAGGTTATTGGGTGTATACACATTTGGACAGCCCAGGGTTGGGAACAAAGAACTGGGGAGCTTCATGGAAGCCCATTTGAATCATCCAGTCCCAAAGTACTTCAGGATGGTCTACTGCAACGACCTTGTGCCGAGATTGCCTTACGATGACAAAATCTTTTTCTATAAACATTTTGGAGTGTGCCTTTACTATGACAGCCTATACATTGAAAAG CATATGGATGAGGAGCCAAACAGAAATTACTTTGGAATGAGATACCTGATACCAGAGTATCTGAATGCTGTTTGGGAATTAATCCGAGGTTTAATAATGGGCTACACCCATGGGCCAGAGTATAAGGAGGGCTGGTTTTCCATACTGCTCAGGGTGATAGGACTGGCACTTCCTGGTCTTTCTGCACATTGCCCCACAAATTATGTCAACTCTGTGAGGCTTGGAAAGGAGCGCATCATTCAGTTATCCTCATTCTAA
- the LOC126724728 gene encoding uncharacterized protein LOC126724728 — MRNNERLRVTRTDPLDEAATRLLDRLAHVASRGAGRVKARAGCSFETFMKQNPLSFDGKPNPTEAENWFLEMEKLLEALDCTDSQKVRFATFKLTGEAKRWWRSAKAILEGMDTEKNPITWEKFKGVFYDNYFPEVVRERKEREFADLVQGNMTVEQYAAKFIKLSCFGPHLILTESKKARRFQKGLNERLRHHLIASGVDNYAKSVKRAMRL; from the coding sequence ATGAGAAATAATGAACGTCTTAGGGTGACACGCACTGATCCTTTGGATGAAGCTGCTACCCGACTGTTGGACAGGTTGGCCCATGTTGCTAGTAGAGGCGCAGGTAGAGTAAAGGCAAGGGCTGGTTGCTCTTTTGAGACTTTTATGAAGCAGAATCCCCTTTCCTTTGATGGGAAGCCAAATCCTACAGAAGCTGAGAATTGGTTCTTGGAAATGGAGAAGTTATTAGAAGCTTTAGATTGCACTGACTCTCAGAAGGTGCGGTTTGCAACTTTCAAGTTAACTGGAGAAGCTAAGCGTTGGTGGAGATCCGCTAAAGCCATTTTGGAGGGAATGGACACTGAGAAAAATCCCATCACTTGGGAGAAATTTAAAGGGGTTTTCTATGATAACTACTTCCCTGAGGTGGTTCGAGAACGAAAAGAGAGGGAATTTGCTGACTTGGTGCAAGGAAATATGACTGTTGAGCAGTATGCTGCTAAATTCATCAAGTTATCTTGCTTTGGACCCCACTTAATCCTTACTGAGTCGAAGAAAGCAAGAAGATTTCAAAAGGGGTTGAATGAGAGACTTCGACACCATTTGATTGCATCAGGGGTTGATAATTATGCAAAGTCAGTTAAGAGAGCTATGAGACTGTAG